Proteins encoded within one genomic window of Acidovorax sp. 107:
- a CDS encoding aminodeoxychorismate/anthranilate synthase component II, giving the protein MTKLLMVDNYDSFTYNIVQYFGELGADVEVFRNDEITVAEIEARLNAGQLDRLVISPGPCSPAEAGISVAAIQHFAGKLPILGVCLGHQAIGAAFGGTIVRAQELMHGKTSVITTTQKGVFAGLPEKFTVNRYHSLAIERATCPDVLEVTAWTDDGEIMGVRHKTLAIEGVQFHPESILTEHGHAMLKNFLEQRA; this is encoded by the coding sequence ATGACAAAACTCTTGATGGTCGATAACTACGACAGCTTCACCTACAACATCGTCCAGTACTTTGGCGAGCTGGGTGCCGATGTGGAGGTGTTCCGCAACGACGAAATCACCGTGGCTGAGATCGAGGCGCGACTGAATGCTGGGCAGCTTGACCGCCTGGTGATTTCGCCCGGTCCTTGTTCCCCCGCCGAGGCCGGCATCTCGGTCGCCGCGATCCAGCACTTTGCCGGCAAGCTGCCCATCCTGGGCGTGTGCCTGGGCCACCAGGCCATTGGCGCAGCCTTCGGCGGCACCATCGTCCGCGCTCAGGAGTTGATGCACGGCAAGACCAGCGTCATCACCACCACGCAAAAGGGCGTGTTTGCGGGCTTGCCGGAAAAGTTCACGGTCAACCGCTACCACTCGCTGGCAATCGAGCGCGCCACCTGCCCGGATGTGCTGGAGGTGACGGCCTGGACGGATGACGGCGAGATCATGGGCGTGCGCCACAAGACGTTGGCGATCGAGGGCGTGCAGTTCCACCCCGAAAGCATCCTCACCGAACATGGTCACGCCATGCTCAAGAACTTTCTGGAGCAGCGCGCATGA
- a CDS encoding SPFH domain-containing protein — MKATWNRIVQTLKGRRSTPLPEAGTEPVLDADLQGPTPTTAPASAAPLNWAYLLPTARTVRWLAAGAVVAAAGLMVYRNPPVQHLAQGDLGVRLNQFTGAVSLWRDGSVWVVPGLHTVRVFSLRDQSYRPEAMRQATGSAPLQSVEGLSLGLDLSVRYALDPNSPAVKAGNLPDNVGADIVEPAVQGLVYKVFARYTVREIFSSKRAEIAQIIETELRARLAADGVTLRSIQIGKVDLPAEYRRGMDSLLAEELASEKMRYTLELKDKRVKETELDANADKVRREVAAEAAAREQVIAAKAQEEAMKHVLPFKQRQIEQRQLEAEAERVARVKAAEGAAQARRIEANGEADARQKLAEAEAYRMDRVGKVNAEQMAREGALVTKHPLLIQKTLADKLSDKIQVIIAPPPTNGDFIGAALLGGHRNAQAGAAQAAAVADDATTTQAVEQ; from the coding sequence ATGAAAGCCACCTGGAACCGCATCGTGCAGACCCTGAAGGGCCGCCGCTCTACCCCCTTGCCCGAAGCGGGCACGGAACCCGTGCTGGACGCTGATCTGCAAGGCCCCACCCCCACGACGGCTCCCGCGTCGGCAGCCCCGTTGAACTGGGCCTACCTGCTGCCCACCGCCCGCACGGTGCGCTGGCTGGCCGCTGGTGCCGTGGTGGCTGCAGCGGGCCTGATGGTGTACCGCAATCCGCCCGTGCAACACCTGGCGCAAGGCGACCTGGGTGTGCGCCTGAACCAGTTCACCGGCGCGGTGAGCTTGTGGCGTGATGGCAGCGTGTGGGTGGTGCCCGGCCTGCACACGGTGCGCGTGTTCTCGCTGCGCGACCAAAGCTACCGCCCCGAAGCCATGCGCCAGGCCACGGGCAGCGCGCCGCTGCAGTCGGTCGAAGGCCTGTCGCTGGGGCTGGATCTGAGCGTGCGCTATGCGCTGGACCCCAACTCGCCCGCTGTGAAGGCTGGCAACCTGCCCGACAACGTGGGCGCCGACATCGTCGAGCCCGCTGTGCAAGGCCTGGTCTACAAGGTGTTTGCCCGCTACACCGTGCGTGAAATCTTCTCGTCCAAGCGTGCCGAGATTGCGCAGATCATCGAAACCGAGCTGCGCGCTCGCTTGGCGGCCGATGGCGTCACGCTGCGCAGCATCCAGATCGGCAAGGTGGATTTGCCCGCCGAGTACCGCCGGGGCATGGACAGCCTGTTGGCCGAAGAGCTGGCCTCCGAAAAAATGCGCTACACGCTGGAGCTGAAAGACAAGCGCGTGAAGGAAACCGAGCTGGACGCCAACGCCGACAAGGTGCGCCGCGAAGTGGCCGCCGAAGCCGCCGCCCGCGAGCAGGTCATTGCCGCCAAGGCGCAGGAAGAGGCCATGAAGCATGTGCTGCCCTTCAAGCAGCGCCAGATCGAGCAGCGCCAGCTAGAGGCCGAAGCCGAGCGCGTGGCCCGCGTCAAAGCCGCCGAAGGTGCCGCCCAGGCCCGCCGCATCGAAGCCAACGGCGAGGCCGACGCCCGCCAGAAGCTGGCCGAGGCCGAGGCCTACCGCATGGACCGCGTGGGCAAAGTCAACGCCGAGCAAATGGCCCGCGAAGGCGCGCTGGTGACCAAGCACCCGCTGCTCATCCAGAAGACGCTGGCCGACAAGCTCTCGGACAAGATCCAGGTCATCATCGCGCCCCCGCCCACCAACGGCGACTTCATCGGTGCCGCGCTGCTGGGCGGCCACCGCAATGCCCAGGCCGGTGCAGCCCAGGCTGCGGCCGTGGCCGACGACGCCACCACCACACAAGCCGTGGAGCAGTGA
- a CDS encoding HAMP domain-containing sensor histidine kinase translates to MKRLLRPALDIPRLGLPAFRLRILVRSVFVLLALATVALSVVVLKDEKERAWQAYQHGFVRSQAEVMARLRHPSGQLALLNASHLGQGVTPLAPLLLPYAAIDFDDPQKSQQAVEMAGCSVQYPDGASVCAAIGNNPYAGGFIYLVGSFYAGELTPRERGALVPAESHRARISLDMRGATYRWIAPYEAMPPQGSAAVRGRLTGFVDNGAPQLDAHARPVRDFRGWLWQNGQCRDLPPKPTNQTSTGTSAGALTGDAAATDCVRRTHYSIRLPVELFREALFRKDERLVWPPEDLGQMRVRVEMLAPGEDSRPLFDSNAPGAQLAASLNDLSRSLLPGERVQIRKMGSDEASAITLKGVEVQAEPSAPWLLRLIRWLPLDAAGVGPAAVTPVAPTGLDILDTPTGNYVVNFTGHLRGVEQGLAAVATRLSWYLGAMLGAIALAWLVVEVGLIRRVTALTRRAAAVSYNVQPGHTGPRLGDLDVSDLRGSDELGILAGGLADLLQRVKDDLQREQLRAQQERDMWHAVGHEIMSPLQSLMALNGPQDPGHRYVQRMQQAIHVLYGTASPAEALQAADVPEGRLDLDAFLRNVADNAHFAGILDVVYAPGSSDSGPVIVRADEFALEDVVTHILRNADRYRPTGSPITLTLTASESTASATLHNQGSTIAEDLLERIFELGVSDPGSPTPLGEGEHRGQGLFVAKTYMAKMGGTINARNTEGGVAFTLTFQRLG, encoded by the coding sequence ATGAAACGCCTGCTGCGCCCCGCACTCGACATCCCCCGCCTGGGCCTGCCGGCGTTCCGCCTGCGCATTCTGGTGCGCAGTGTGTTTGTGCTGCTGGCCTTGGCCACGGTGGCGCTGAGCGTGGTGGTGCTCAAGGACGAAAAGGAGCGCGCCTGGCAGGCCTACCAGCACGGCTTTGTGCGCAGTCAGGCCGAGGTCATGGCGCGGCTGCGCCATCCCTCGGGCCAGTTGGCGCTGCTCAATGCGAGCCACCTCGGCCAGGGCGTGACGCCGCTGGCGCCGCTGCTGCTGCCCTACGCCGCCATCGACTTTGACGACCCGCAAAAATCGCAGCAGGCGGTGGAGATGGCGGGCTGCTCGGTGCAGTATCCCGACGGGGCCTCGGTGTGCGCGGCGATTGGCAACAACCCGTACGCGGGCGGCTTCATTTACCTGGTGGGCAGCTTTTATGCGGGCGAGCTGACGCCCCGCGAGCGCGGTGCGCTGGTGCCTGCAGAATCACACCGTGCGCGCATCAGCCTGGACATGCGCGGCGCCACCTACCGCTGGATTGCGCCGTACGAGGCCATGCCGCCGCAAGGCAGCGCGGCGGTGCGCGGGCGGCTCACGGGGTTTGTGGACAACGGCGCGCCGCAGCTCGATGCCCATGCACGGCCGGTGCGCGACTTTCGCGGCTGGCTGTGGCAAAACGGCCAGTGCCGCGACCTGCCGCCAAAGCCCACCAACCAAACCTCCACTGGCACCTCTGCTGGCGCCCTCACTGGCGATGCTGCAGCGACAGACTGCGTGCGCCGCACCCACTACTCGATCCGTCTGCCCGTCGAGCTGTTTCGCGAAGCGCTGTTCCGCAAGGACGAACGCCTGGTCTGGCCGCCCGAAGACCTGGGGCAAATGCGTGTGCGCGTGGAGATGCTGGCGCCGGGCGAAGACTCCAGGCCGCTGTTTGACAGCAACGCGCCTGGCGCGCAGTTGGCCGCCTCGCTGAACGACCTCTCGCGCAGCCTGCTGCCGGGCGAGCGTGTGCAGATCCGCAAAATGGGCAGCGACGAGGCCAGCGCCATCACCCTCAAGGGCGTCGAAGTGCAGGCCGAGCCCTCAGCGCCCTGGCTGCTGCGCCTGATCCGCTGGCTGCCGCTGGATGCCGCAGGCGTGGGCCCGGCGGCGGTAACACCCGTAGCGCCCACGGGGCTGGATATTCTGGACACGCCTACCGGCAACTACGTGGTCAACTTCACCGGCCATCTGCGCGGTGTGGAGCAGGGCCTGGCGGCCGTGGCCACGCGCCTGTCGTGGTACCTGGGCGCCATGCTGGGGGCGATTGCACTGGCCTGGCTGGTGGTGGAAGTGGGCCTGATCCGCCGCGTGACGGCCCTCACCCGCCGCGCCGCTGCGGTGTCATACAACGTGCAGCCCGGCCACACCGGCCCCAGGCTGGGCGACCTGGACGTGTCCGACCTGCGCGGATCGGACGAGCTGGGCATTCTGGCGGGCGGCCTGGCCGACCTGCTGCAGCGCGTGAAGGACGACCTGCAACGCGAACAACTGCGTGCCCAGCAAGAGCGCGACATGTGGCACGCCGTGGGGCACGAGATCATGTCGCCCCTGCAGTCGCTGATGGCGCTGAACGGCCCGCAAGACCCCGGCCACCGCTATGTGCAGCGCATGCAGCAGGCCATCCATGTGCTCTATGGAACGGCATCGCCCGCCGAAGCACTGCAGGCCGCCGATGTGCCCGAGGGGCGACTGGACCTGGACGCCTTCTTGCGCAACGTGGCCGATAACGCGCACTTTGCGGGCATCCTGGACGTGGTGTATGCCCCGGGTTCAAGCGACTCAGGCCCGGTCATCGTTCGCGCCGACGAGTTTGCGCTGGAAGACGTGGTGACCCACATCCTGCGCAACGCCGACCGCTACCGCCCCACGGGCAGCCCTATCACGCTGACGCTCACTGCGTCAGAATCCACCGCTAGCGCCACGCTGCACAACCAGGGATCGACGATTGCCGAAGACCTGCTGGAGCGGATTTTTGAACTGGGTGTGTCCGACCCCGGCAGCCCCACCCCGTTGGGCGAGGGCGAACACCGGGGCCAGGGCCTGTTCGTGGCCAAGACCTACATGGCCAAGATGGGCGGCACCATCAACGCCCGCAACACCGAGGGGGGCGTGGCATTCACGCTGACTTTTCAGCGGCTAGGCTGA
- the trpE gene encoding anthranilate synthase component I produces the protein MITELEFKSLASEGYNRIPLMAEAFADLETPLSLYLKLAHTKDGGKHSFLLESVVGGERFGRYSFIGLPARTLLRASGFGDQAKTEVVTDGQVVETAQGNPLDFIEAYQKRFKVALRPGLPRFCGGLAGYFGYDAVRYIEKKLETTCPPDTLGCPDILLLQCEELAVIDNLSGKLYLIVYADPAQPEAYAKAKKRLRDLKEQLKYSVSAPVVKATESHPAQRDFAKADYLAAVERAKELIAAGDFMQVQVGQRIHKRYTESPLSLYRALRSLNPSPYMYFYDFGDFHVVGASPEILVRQEKTDEGTKVTIRPLAGTRPRGATPEKDKATEVELINDPKERAEHVMLIDLARNDIGRIAKTGTVKVTEAFAVERYSHVMHIVSNVEGILHDGMTSMDVLKATFPAGTLTGAPKVHAMELIDQLEPTKRGLYGGACGYLSYAGDMDVAIAIRTGIIKNGTLYVQAAAGVVADSVPELEWKETEHKARALLRAAELVEEGLE, from the coding sequence GTGATCACAGAACTTGAATTCAAAAGCCTGGCCAGCGAAGGCTACAACCGCATTCCGCTCATGGCTGAGGCCTTTGCGGACCTGGAAACCCCGCTCTCGCTCTACCTGAAGCTGGCGCACACCAAGGACGGCGGCAAGCACAGCTTCCTGCTCGAATCGGTGGTGGGCGGCGAGCGCTTCGGGCGCTACAGCTTCATCGGCCTGCCCGCACGCACCTTGCTGCGCGCCAGCGGCTTTGGCGACCAGGCCAAGACCGAGGTGGTGACCGACGGCCAGGTGGTCGAGACTGCCCAAGGCAACCCGCTCGATTTCATCGAGGCCTACCAAAAGCGCTTCAAGGTGGCCCTGCGCCCCGGCTTGCCGCGCTTTTGTGGCGGTCTGGCGGGCTACTTTGGCTACGACGCGGTGCGCTACATCGAGAAAAAGCTCGAAACCACCTGCCCGCCCGACACACTGGGCTGCCCCGACATCCTGCTGCTGCAGTGCGAGGAGCTGGCGGTCATCGACAACCTCTCGGGCAAGCTTTACCTCATCGTGTATGCCGACCCGGCCCAGCCCGAGGCCTACGCCAAGGCCAAGAAGCGCCTGCGCGACCTCAAGGAGCAGCTCAAATATTCGGTGAGCGCCCCCGTGGTCAAGGCCACCGAAAGCCACCCCGCCCAGCGCGACTTTGCCAAGGCCGACTACCTAGCCGCCGTGGAGCGCGCCAAGGAGCTGATTGCCGCCGGTGACTTCATGCAGGTGCAGGTCGGCCAGCGCATCCACAAGCGCTACACCGAGTCGCCTTTGTCGCTGTACCGCGCCCTGCGTTCGCTGAACCCGTCGCCGTACATGTACTTCTACGACTTTGGCGACTTCCACGTGGTGGGCGCCAGCCCTGAGATCCTGGTGCGGCAGGAAAAGACCGATGAAGGCACCAAGGTCACCATCCGCCCCCTGGCGGGCACCCGCCCACGCGGCGCCACGCCCGAGAAGGACAAGGCCACCGAGGTCGAACTCATCAACGATCCCAAGGAGCGTGCCGAGCACGTGATGCTCATCGACCTGGCACGCAACGACATCGGTCGCATCGCCAAGACCGGCACCGTGAAGGTGACCGAGGCCTTTGCTGTGGAGCGCTACAGCCATGTGATGCACATCGTGAGCAACGTGGAAGGCATCCTGCACGACGGCATGACCAGCATGGACGTGCTCAAGGCCACCTTCCCCGCAGGCACGCTGACCGGCGCGCCCAAGGTGCACGCCATGGAACTGATTGACCAGCTAGAGCCCACCAAGCGCGGCCTGTACGGCGGCGCGTGTGGCTACCTGAGCTATGCGGGCGACATGGACGTGGCCATTGCCATCCGCACCGGCATCATCAAGAACGGCACGCTCTATGTGCAGGCTGCCGCGGGTGTGGTGGCCGATTCGGTGCCCGAGCTGGAATGGAAAGAAACCGAGCACAAGGCCCGCGCGCTGCTGCGCGCGGCAGAACTCGTCGAGGAGGGCCTGGAATGA
- a CDS encoding chalcone isomerase family protein, whose protein sequence is MKFLQRCAAAAVACLLATSAIAQPITVADVKYEETASLSGSSLQLNGAGVRYKAVFKVYTAGLYLEKKASTPAEIMAQKGPKRLTITMLREIDSTELGKLFSRGMEDNMDRAAFSKLIPGVLRMSQIFSDHKKLVAGDQFQIDWIPGTGTIITVKGKPQGEPFKEPEFFNALLGIWLGNAPADWKLKDALLGKPA, encoded by the coding sequence ATGAAGTTTCTCCAGCGATGTGCCGCAGCAGCAGTGGCATGCCTATTGGCGACCAGTGCCATTGCCCAGCCCATCACCGTGGCCGACGTCAAGTATGAAGAGACAGCGAGCCTGAGTGGCAGCAGCCTTCAGCTCAATGGCGCCGGGGTTCGTTACAAAGCCGTGTTCAAGGTGTACACGGCCGGCCTGTACCTCGAAAAGAAAGCCAGCACACCCGCCGAAATCATGGCCCAGAAAGGCCCCAAGCGCCTGACCATCACCATGCTGCGCGAAATCGACTCCACCGAACTGGGCAAACTGTTCTCGCGCGGTATGGAGGACAACATGGACCGCGCGGCGTTCTCCAAACTCATCCCGGGCGTGCTGCGCATGAGCCAGATCTTCTCGGACCACAAGAAGCTGGTGGCGGGAGACCAGTTCCAGATCGACTGGATTCCCGGCACGGGCACCATCATCACCGTCAAGGGCAAGCCGCAGGGAGAGCCCTTCAAGGAGCCCGAGTTCTTCAATGCACTGCTGGGCATCTGGCTGGGCAACGCACCGGCGGACTGGAAGCTCAAGGACGCCTTGCTCGGCAAGCCCGCCTGA
- a CDS encoding phosphoglycolate phosphatase, with protein sequence MPAAVTPLLSTLLARVDAAIIDLDGTMVDTMGDFNEALNRMLRELELPSIAAQTIEHMVGKGSEHLLRSVLHHVLVQVNHASIATEIEALYPSAWASYQRHYLAINGQYAGVYDGVKAGLQALQGRGLRLACLTNKPRDFALPLLQLKGLDGYFEKVFGGDSFERKKPDPLPLLKTCEALGIDPARTLMVGDSSNDAQAARAAGCPVVLVTYGYNHGQPVRAVNADGFVDSLAQLT encoded by the coding sequence ATGCCCGCTGCCGTTACGCCTTTGCTGTCCACCTTGCTCGCCCGTGTGGACGCCGCCATCATCGACCTGGACGGAACCATGGTGGACACCATGGGTGACTTCAATGAGGCCTTGAACCGCATGCTGCGTGAACTGGAGCTGCCGTCGATTGCGGCCCAGACGATCGAGCACATGGTGGGCAAAGGGTCGGAACATCTGTTGCGCTCAGTGCTGCATCACGTGCTGGTGCAGGTCAACCATGCCTCCATTGCTACGGAAATTGAAGCGCTCTACCCTTCTGCCTGGGCCAGCTACCAGCGCCACTATCTCGCCATCAATGGTCAGTACGCCGGGGTGTATGACGGCGTGAAGGCGGGGCTGCAGGCTTTGCAGGGCCGGGGCCTGCGGCTGGCGTGTCTGACCAACAAGCCCCGGGACTTCGCGCTGCCCCTGCTGCAGTTGAAAGGCCTTGACGGGTATTTCGAGAAGGTCTTCGGTGGCGACTCGTTCGAGCGCAAAAAGCCAGACCCGTTGCCACTGCTCAAGACCTGCGAAGCCTTGGGCATAGACCCCGCGCGCACGCTCATGGTGGGCGACTCCAGCAATGATGCGCAGGCCGCGCGGGCTGCCGGGTGTCCGGTGGTGCTGGTCACCTACGGCTACAACCACGGCCAGCCCGTGCGGGCTGTGAATGCCGATGGTTTTGTGGATTCGCTGGCGCAGCTGACCTGA
- a CDS encoding chorismate mutase → MTPAIEKVKPCTTMQDVRREVNALDDVLVPLLVERVGYMTQAARIKQGVEQVRDEARIEAIVARVRERAQAEGGDADVMEAIYRSLMEACIAYEHREFVRLREPALAGSAA, encoded by the coding sequence ATGACCCCCGCGATTGAGAAGGTCAAACCCTGCACCACCATGCAGGACGTGCGCCGCGAAGTGAACGCGCTGGACGACGTGCTGGTGCCCCTGTTGGTGGAGCGCGTGGGCTACATGACCCAGGCCGCCCGCATCAAGCAAGGCGTGGAACAAGTGCGCGACGAAGCCCGCATCGAAGCCATCGTGGCCCGCGTGCGCGAACGTGCCCAGGCCGAAGGCGGCGACGCCGATGTGATGGAAGCCATCTACCGCAGCCTCATGGAAGCCTGCATTGCCTATGAACACCGCGAGTTCGTCCGTCTGCGCGAGCCCGCCCTTGCTGGGAGCGCCGCATGA
- a CDS encoding methyl-accepting chemotaxis protein — protein MKLSHLSVGLRLGASFGAILLITALIAATGMWRIASLQSASERVATQEIEQQTLVEDWASDIRLNWVRTEAFLKAIDRDYMDKLTTDTQATAKGMEAKVKRIEALVQGDRAKGLLAAIATARQAYNDKLNEIRELHRGGEPNVPALVDKDLRPLADKYLQSLDDLRKTMAAQLAESQADTSTLAKASQVLLGVGTLVAVALGALMGLTVTRSIVRPLQQGQHAAESIADGDLTHPIAASGNDETGQLLQALATMQSRLATIVGNVRYSAEGVATASAEIATGNNDLSARTEQQASALEETAASMEELGSTVRQNADNARTANQLAMSASTVAQQGGDVVAEVVDTMKGINDSSRKIADIISVIDGIAFQTNILALNAAVEAARAGEQGRGFAVVAGEVRSLAQRSAEAAKEIKGLIGTSVERVERGTALVDKAGATMTEVVSAIRRVTDIMGEISAASSEQSQGVSQVGEAITQMDQATQQNAALVEQSAAAADSLKTQAGQLVDAVAVFRLSDNATRHNSSAPAPVRSSAPAASRLDYRNVAPRQLTA, from the coding sequence ATGAAACTCAGCCACCTCTCCGTCGGCCTGCGCCTGGGCGCATCGTTTGGCGCCATCCTGCTCATCACGGCCCTTATCGCCGCCACGGGTATGTGGCGCATTGCCAGCCTGCAAAGCGCCAGCGAGCGCGTCGCCACGCAAGAGATCGAACAGCAGACCCTGGTGGAAGATTGGGCGTCAGACATCCGCCTGAACTGGGTGCGCACCGAGGCCTTCCTCAAGGCCATCGACCGCGACTACATGGACAAGCTCACCACCGACACCCAGGCGACGGCCAAGGGCATGGAAGCCAAGGTCAAGCGCATTGAAGCCCTGGTGCAAGGCGACCGGGCCAAGGGTCTTTTGGCCGCGATTGCCACGGCCCGGCAGGCCTACAACGACAAGCTCAACGAAATCCGGGAACTGCACCGCGGTGGCGAACCCAACGTGCCCGCCCTGGTAGACAAGGACCTGCGCCCGCTGGCCGACAAATACCTGCAGTCGCTGGACGATCTGCGCAAGACCATGGCCGCCCAGCTGGCCGAAAGCCAGGCCGACACCTCCACCCTGGCCAAGGCCAGCCAGGTGCTGCTGGGCGTGGGCACACTGGTGGCCGTGGCGCTCGGCGCATTGATGGGCCTGACGGTCACCCGTTCCATCGTGCGCCCCTTGCAGCAGGGCCAGCACGCCGCCGAAAGCATTGCCGATGGCGACCTGACGCACCCTATCGCCGCCAGCGGCAACGACGAGACCGGCCAGTTGCTGCAGGCGCTGGCCACCATGCAATCACGCCTGGCCACCATCGTGGGCAACGTACGCTACAGCGCCGAAGGCGTGGCCACGGCCAGCGCCGAGATCGCGACAGGCAACAACGACCTGAGTGCCCGCACCGAACAGCAGGCCAGCGCGCTGGAAGAAACGGCCGCATCGATGGAAGAACTGGGTTCCACCGTGCGCCAGAACGCCGACAACGCCCGCACCGCCAACCAGTTGGCCATGAGCGCATCCACCGTCGCCCAGCAAGGCGGCGACGTGGTGGCAGAGGTGGTGGACACCATGAAGGGCATTAACGACAGCAGCCGCAAGATCGCCGACATCATCAGCGTGATCGACGGCATCGCCTTCCAGACCAACATCCTGGCGCTGAACGCTGCCGTCGAGGCTGCGCGCGCGGGCGAACAGGGTCGGGGCTTTGCCGTGGTGGCGGGCGAGGTGCGCAGCCTGGCGCAGCGCAGCGCCGAGGCCGCCAAAGAGATCAAGGGCCTGATTGGCACCAGCGTGGAGCGCGTGGAGCGTGGCACGGCCCTGGTGGACAAGGCCGGCGCCACCATGACCGAGGTGGTCAGCGCCATCCGCCGCGTGACCGACATCATGGGTGAGATCAGCGCCGCCAGCAGCGAACAGAGCCAGGGCGTCTCGCAAGTCGGCGAAGCCATCACGCAGATGGACCAGGCCACGCAGCAAAACGCTGCCTTGGTGGAACAAAGCGCCGCAGCCGCCGACAGCCTCAAAACCCAGGCAGGCCAGCTGGTGGATGCCGTGGCGGTGTTCCGCCTTTCGGACAACGCCACGCGCCACAACAGCTCCGCACCCGCCCCAGTGCGCAGCAGCGCCCCCGCAGCATCGCGTCTGGACTATCGCAACGTGGCGCCGCGCCAGCTGACCGCCTGA
- a CDS encoding response regulator transcription factor — translation MTRIAVIEDDLPTSNQLAGWIRSAKSGIVIDQWFTRDEAEAALAREHYDAVVLDIELGRERHAGVALINAINKLRQGTPVLVVSAMPAAIYRSIMKALDAWDYLQKTTFEEADFIETFLDILRTTQAQAPASAAPAPVGDALVLDPLWQRTPTWRGERINLPLTAQRILATLHQRSGEVVSYDELFEVVKSGRNRDNVRKHVSTIREALREVDPSFEGIENVPMRGFRWVGK, via the coding sequence ATGACTCGCATTGCCGTGATCGAAGACGACCTGCCCACCAGCAACCAGTTGGCCGGGTGGATACGCAGCGCCAAGAGCGGCATCGTCATCGACCAGTGGTTCACCCGCGACGAGGCCGAAGCCGCGCTGGCCCGCGAGCACTACGACGCGGTGGTGCTCGACATCGAACTGGGCCGCGAGCGCCATGCGGGCGTAGCCCTGATCAACGCCATCAACAAGCTGCGCCAGGGCACGCCGGTGCTGGTGGTGTCGGCCATGCCAGCGGCCATTTACCGCAGCATCATGAAGGCGCTGGACGCGTGGGACTACCTGCAGAAAACCACGTTTGAAGAGGCAGACTTCATCGAGACCTTTCTCGACATCCTGCGCACCACACAGGCACAGGCCCCGGCCAGCGCAGCCCCTGCGCCCGTGGGCGACGCCCTGGTGCTGGACCCGCTGTGGCAACGCACCCCCACCTGGCGCGGCGAGCGCATCAACCTGCCGCTCACGGCCCAGCGCATCCTGGCCACGCTGCACCAGCGCAGTGGCGAGGTCGTGTCTTACGACGAACTGTTTGAGGTGGTGAAAAGCGGCCGCAACCGCGACAACGTGCGCAAGCATGTGAGCACCATCCGCGAGGCGCTGCGTGAAGTGGACCCCAGTTTTGAAGGCATTGAAAACGTGCCCATGCGCGGCTTCCGCTGGGTTGGCAAATGA
- a CDS encoding LysE family translocator, producing MNFIDAHQLVMFIAAGWLLNLTPGPDVLYIVTNALKSGTRAGIVAGLGITAGCFVHIFAAAVGVGALLAASATAFTVLKWIGAAYLMWMGVRMLLSKPGADGGNSAALMAAQAAPVHHTPLSKVFLGGFWTNVLNPKVAIFFLAFVPQFIAPGADNKALAFVLLGVLFNVNAIPVNVGWALAASWMARRAGVIQRGMHWLDRVAGAMFIGFGLKLAFTDQPSA from the coding sequence ATGAACTTCATCGACGCCCACCAGTTAGTGATGTTCATCGCCGCCGGTTGGCTGCTCAACCTCACGCCCGGGCCTGATGTGCTCTACATCGTGACCAACGCACTCAAGTCCGGCACGCGCGCGGGCATCGTGGCGGGGCTGGGTATCACGGCCGGGTGCTTCGTGCACATCTTTGCGGCCGCTGTGGGCGTGGGCGCGCTGCTGGCCGCATCGGCCACGGCGTTCACCGTGCTCAAGTGGATCGGTGCGGCGTACCTGATGTGGATGGGCGTGCGCATGCTGCTGTCCAAGCCCGGGGCCGATGGGGGCAACAGTGCAGCGCTGATGGCGGCGCAGGCGGCGCCAGTGCATCACACGCCGCTCTCCAAGGTGTTCCTCGGCGGCTTCTGGACCAATGTGCTCAACCCCAAGGTCGCCATCTTCTTCCTGGCCTTCGTGCCGCAGTTCATCGCGCCGGGCGCGGACAACAAGGCGCTGGCCTTTGTGCTGCTGGGCGTGCTGTTTAACGTCAACGCCATCCCCGTCAACGTGGGCTGGGCACTGGCCGCGTCGTGGATGGCGCGCCGCGCCGGGGTGATCCAGCGCGGCATGCACTGGCTGGACCGCGTGGCGGGCGCCATGTTCATCGGCTTCGGGCTCAAGCTGGCCTTCACAGACCAGCCCTCTGCTTAA